A single window of Pyrus communis chromosome 10, drPyrComm1.1, whole genome shotgun sequence DNA harbors:
- the LOC137746641 gene encoding protein PHOX1-like gives MMGKQRGKKKKNAGENSGDSSNQSEVGDTSPEASDKDTEVFISMSQELKDEGNKLFQKRDVEGALLKYEKALKLLPRNHIDVSYLRSNMAACYMQMGLSEYPRAINECNLVLEVTPKYCKALLKRAKCYEALNRLHLALRDVGTVLNLEPKNVMAMEIAERVKNVLEEKGLRVNDTVIELPLDYVEPSHALQPGKVMKLKSRKKKKGKKDDEMKSEENFEEKAEDKIEEEKAVDVAEEEKSVEIAEDKKDVEIIEEKKVEVKVVVEETISSIKEEGPKRSVKLVFGEDIRWAQLPVYCTLLQLREVVRDRFPSSKAVLIKYRDQEGDLVTITSNEELRWAEGSTESEGSVRLYVVEVNPEQDPFFEKLEIEENKQHSVAENGVVKHEDTKRPPCIEDWIINFSQLFKNYAGIESDAYLDLHELGMKLYSEAMEDTITSEEAQDLFNIAGEKFQEMGALALFNWGNVHMARARKKLYFTKDSSKESIISNIKSAYDWAQKEYIEAGRRYEEALQIKPDFYEGYLALGQQQFEQAKLSWYYAISSNVDLETWPSTEVLRLYNNAEDNMEKGMQLFEELEERRLTELSCPSSVKPQVQKMGLNGIFKDVSSNEAADQATSMRCQINLLWGTMLYERSIVEFKLGLPVWNECLDVAVEKFGLAGASPTDIAVMLKNHSSNDNALEGLGFKIDEIVQAWNEMQEAKKWQTGIPSFRLEPLLRRRVSRIYSALEHA, from the exons ATGATGGGGAAGCAaagaggaaaaaagaagaaaaatgcagGAGAAAATTCAGGTGATAGTTCCAATCAAAGCGAAGTCGGGGATACTAGCCCGGAAGCCAGTGATAAGGACACAGAAGTTTTCATTTCAATGTCTCAAGAACTGAAGGACGAGGGGAACAAGTTGTTTCAGAAGAGGGATGTTGAAGGAGCTTTGTTGAAATATGAGAAAGCCCTCAAACTGCTTCCGAGAAACCATATCGATGTATCCTATCTTAGGAGTAACATGGCAGCGTGCTATATGCAGATGGGGTTGAGTGAATACCCGAGGGCTATCAATGAGTGTAATTTGGTGCTTGAAGTCACGCCTAAGTACTGTAAGGCGCTGTTGAAGAGGGCAAAGTGTTACGAGGCTTTGAATAGGTTGCATTTGGCTCTGAGAGATGTTGGCACTGTCTTGAACCTGGAGCCAAAAAATGTCATGGCAATGGAGATCGCAGAACGAGTGAAAAACGTACTTGAGGAGAAGGGGTTGAGGGTGAATGACACAGTAATTGAGTTGCCCCTGGATTATGTTGAACCAAGTCATGCTTTGCAGCCGGGGAAAGTAATGAAGTTGAAGAgtcggaagaagaagaagggaaaaaaagatGATGAGATGAAGTCCGAGGAGAATTTTGAGGAGAAGGCTGAGGACAAGATTGAGGAAGAGAAGGCTGTGGACGTAGCTGAGGAAGAGAAGTCTGTGGAAATAGCTGAAGACAAGAAGGATGTGGAAATAATCGAGGAAAAGAAGGTAGAGGTCAAGGTAGTTGTGGAGGAGACAATCAGCAGCATAAAGGAAGAAGGGCCTAAAAGAAGTGTGAAATTGGTATTTGGAGAGGATATAAGATGGGCTCAGTTGCCTGTATATTGCACCCTCCTGCAACTAAGAGAGGTTGTTCGTGATCGGTTTCCAAGCTCCAAAGCAGTTCTTATCAAGTACAGAGACCAAGAAGGTGATTTGGTCACAATAACTAGTAACGAAGAGCTGAGATGGGCTGAAGGATCAACAGAATCGGAAGGGTCTGTCAGGCTTTACGTAGTGGAAGTTAACCCCGAGCAGGATCCCTTCTTCGAGAAACTGGAAATCGAGGAAAACAAGCAACATAGCGTAGCTGAGAATGGCGTGGTAAAACACGAGGATACAAAGAGGCCACCTTGCATTGAGGATTGGATAATCAATTTTTCTCAGCTGTTCAAGAACTATGCCGGGATTGAATCTGATGCATACTTGGATCTTCATGAACTTGGCATGAAGCTTTATTCGGAGGCAATGGAGGACACAATCACGAGTGAAGAAGCACAGGACCTGTTTAACATAGCAGGAGAGAAGTTCCAAGAGATGGGAGCTTTAGCTCTGTTCAACTGGGGAAATGTTCACATGGCCAGGGCGAGGAAGAAGTTGTATTTCACCAAAGATTCTTCGAAAGAATCTATcatttcaaatatcaaaagtgcATATGATTGGGCACAGAAAGAATACATAGAAGCAGGAAGGAGATACGAAGAAGCGCTGCAGATCAAACCAGACTTTTATGAAGGCTATTTGGCCCTCGGGCAGCAGCAGTTTGAACAGGCAAAACTTTCCTGGTATTATGCAATTAGCAGCAATGTTGATCTGGAGACGTGGCCTTCCACAGAGGTTCTGCGACTTTATAACAATGCCGAAGACAATATGGAAAAAGGTATGCAGCTGTTCGAGGAATTGGAAGAGCGACGCCTGACTGAACTCTCCTGTCCAAGTAGTGTCAAACCACAGGTGCAGAAAATGGGTTTGAATGGAATTTTCAAAGACGTATCATCAAATGAAGCTGCAGACCAGGCTACAAGCATGAGATGTCAGATCAATCTCCTATGGGGCACTATGCTCTACGAGCGATCTATTGTGGAATTCAAGTTAGGGCTACCTGTATGGAATGAATGTCTAGACGTCGCAGTTGAAAAATTTGGCCTAGCCGGGGCTTCACCCACAGATATAGCAGTCATGCTCAAAAACCACTCTTCAAATGATAATGCATTAGAAG GTCTGGGGTTCAAAATTGACGAGATAGTTCAAGCTTGGAACGAGATGCAAGAAGCGAAAAAGTGGCAGACTGGAATTCCATCATTCCGGTTAGAACCATTACTGCGAAGACGAGTTTCCAGAATTTATTCTGCGTTGGAGCATGCTTGA